The proteins below are encoded in one region of Triticum aestivum cultivar Chinese Spring chromosome 1B, IWGSC CS RefSeq v2.1, whole genome shotgun sequence:
- the LOC123110780 gene encoding pto-interacting protein 1 isoform X2, translated as MNNLTCFQPLCVIGSGSMCSLTACTVEHAAPASKCLVLARTCSRKNMSCFGCCGDEDTQRAPDNRNQYPGSHPARNDAYRTADPTPKGPQPVKVQPIAVPTIPMDEIREVTKGFGDEALIGEGSFGRVYFGTLRNGRGAAIKKLDSSKQPDQELLAQVSMVSRLKHENVVELLGYCLDGNTRVLAYEFATMGSLHDMLHGRKGVKGAQPGPVLSWIQRVKIAVGAAKGLEYLHEKAQPHVIHRDIKSSNVLLFDDDVAKIADFDLSNQAPDMAARLHSTRVLGTFGYHAPEYAMTGQLSSKSDVYSFGVVLLELLTGRKPVDHTLPRGQQSLVTWATPRLSEDKVRQCVDSRLGGDYPPKAVAKFAAVAALCVQYEADFRPNMSIVVKALQPLLNARAAHPGAEHAGR; from the exons ATGAATAATCTAACATGTTTCCAACCGCTATGCGTCATTGGGTCTGGATCAATGTG TTCCCTTACTGCATGTACCGTAGAACATGCTGCACCTGCAAGCAA ATGCTTGGTTCTAGCCAGGACTTGTTCTCGGAAGAATATGTCTTGCTTTGGATGCTGTGGTGATGAAGATACTCAAAGAGCACCAGACAACAGGAATCAATACCCAGGAAGCCATCCAGCAA GGAATGATGCATATCGCACTGCCGATCCAACTCCCAAAGGTCCTCAACCTGTGAAAGTGCAACCCATTGCAGTTCCCACCATTCCTATGGATGAAATTAGGGAGGTTACTAAGGGTTTTGGTGATGAAGCTTTGATTGGTGAGGGTTCCTTTGGCAGAGTATATTTTGGTACTCTAAGAAATGGTAGAGGTGCAGCAATCAAAAAGCTGGATTCCAGTAAGCAGCCAGACCAAGAATTGCTGGCACAG GTATCTATGGTGTCAAGGCTTAAGCATGAAAATGTTGTTGAGTTGCTTGGTTACTGTCTTGATGGGAACACCCGTGTCCTTGCTTATGAGTTTGCCACTATGGGCTCTCTTCATGATATGCTTCATG GAAGGAAAGGTGTTAAAGGGGCTCAGCCAGGACCAGTCTTATCATGGATACAACGGGTGAAGATAGCTGTTGGTGCAGCGAAAGGCCTAGAGTATCTTCATGAGAAAGCACAGCCTCACGTCATACACAGGGACATCAAGTCCAGCAACGTTCTTCTCTTTGATGATGACGTGGCTAAAATAGCCGACTTTGATTTGTCAAACCAAGCTCCTGACATGGCAGCCCGGCTTCACTCAACTAGGGTTCTGGGAACATTTGGATACCATGCACCTGA GTATGCAATGACTGGTCAACTTAGCTCTAAGAGCGATGTGTACAGTTTCGGAGTTGTTCTTCTGGAGCTATTGACTGGGAGGAAACCTGTCGACCATACATTACCGAGGGGGCAGCAGAGCCTTGTCACATGG GCCACCCCAAGACTGAGTGAAGATAAGGTTAGGCAATGTGTTGACTCAAGACTTGGAGGGGACTATCCTCCTAAGGCTGTTGCAAAG TTTGCAGCCGTCGCTGCATTGTGCGTCCAATACGAAGCCGACTTCCGGCCAAACATGAGCATCGTCGTCAAGGCGCTCCAGCCCCTGCTGAACGCGCGAGCAGCCCACCCCGGGGCTGAACACGCTGGACGCTAA
- the LOC123110780 gene encoding pto-interacting protein 1 isoform X1 gives MSCFGCCGDEDTQRAPDNRNQYPGSHPARNDAYRTADPTPKGPQPVKVQPIAVPTIPMDEIREVTKGFGDEALIGEGSFGRVYFGTLRNGRGAAIKKLDSSKQPDQELLAQVSMVSRLKHENVVELLGYCLDGNTRVLAYEFATMGSLHDMLHGRKGVKGAQPGPVLSWIQRVKIAVGAAKGLEYLHEKAQPHVIHRDIKSSNVLLFDDDVAKIADFDLSNQAPDMAARLHSTRVLGTFGYHAPEYAMTGQLSSKSDVYSFGVVLLELLTGRKPVDHTLPRGQQSLVTWATPRLSEDKVRQCVDSRLGGDYPPKAVAKFAAVAALCVQYEADFRPNMSIVVKALQPLLNARAAHPGAEHAGR, from the exons ATGTCTTGCTTTGGATGCTGTGGTGATGAAGATACTCAAAGAGCACCAGACAACAGGAATCAATACCCAGGAAGCCATCCAGCAA GGAATGATGCATATCGCACTGCCGATCCAACTCCCAAAGGTCCTCAACCTGTGAAAGTGCAACCCATTGCAGTTCCCACCATTCCTATGGATGAAATTAGGGAGGTTACTAAGGGTTTTGGTGATGAAGCTTTGATTGGTGAGGGTTCCTTTGGCAGAGTATATTTTGGTACTCTAAGAAATGGTAGAGGTGCAGCAATCAAAAAGCTGGATTCCAGTAAGCAGCCAGACCAAGAATTGCTGGCACAG GTATCTATGGTGTCAAGGCTTAAGCATGAAAATGTTGTTGAGTTGCTTGGTTACTGTCTTGATGGGAACACCCGTGTCCTTGCTTATGAGTTTGCCACTATGGGCTCTCTTCATGATATGCTTCATG GAAGGAAAGGTGTTAAAGGGGCTCAGCCAGGACCAGTCTTATCATGGATACAACGGGTGAAGATAGCTGTTGGTGCAGCGAAAGGCCTAGAGTATCTTCATGAGAAAGCACAGCCTCACGTCATACACAGGGACATCAAGTCCAGCAACGTTCTTCTCTTTGATGATGACGTGGCTAAAATAGCCGACTTTGATTTGTCAAACCAAGCTCCTGACATGGCAGCCCGGCTTCACTCAACTAGGGTTCTGGGAACATTTGGATACCATGCACCTGA GTATGCAATGACTGGTCAACTTAGCTCTAAGAGCGATGTGTACAGTTTCGGAGTTGTTCTTCTGGAGCTATTGACTGGGAGGAAACCTGTCGACCATACATTACCGAGGGGGCAGCAGAGCCTTGTCACATGG GCCACCCCAAGACTGAGTGAAGATAAGGTTAGGCAATGTGTTGACTCAAGACTTGGAGGGGACTATCCTCCTAAGGCTGTTGCAAAG TTTGCAGCCGTCGCTGCATTGTGCGTCCAATACGAAGCCGACTTCCGGCCAAACATGAGCATCGTCGTCAAGGCGCTCCAGCCCCTGCTGAACGCGCGAGCAGCCCACCCCGGGGCTGAACACGCTGGACGCTAA
- the LOC123110780 gene encoding probable receptor-like protein kinase At2g47060 isoform X3: MVEVQQSKSWIPVSSQTKNCWHRLKHENVVELLGYCLDGNTRVLAYEFATMGSLHDMLHGRKGVKGAQPGPVLSWIQRVKIAVGAAKGLEYLHEKAQPHVIHRDIKSSNVLLFDDDVAKIADFDLSNQAPDMAARLHSTRVLGTFGYHAPEYAMTGQLSSKSDVYSFGVVLLELLTGRKPVDHTLPRGQQSLVTWATPRLSEDKVRQCVDSRLGGDYPPKAVAKFAAVAALCVQYEADFRPNMSIVVKALQPLLNARAAHPGAEHAGR, from the exons ATGGTAGAGGTGCAGCAATCAAAAAGCTGGATTCCAGTAAGCAGCCAGACCAAGAATTGCTGGCACAG GCTTAAGCATGAAAATGTTGTTGAGTTGCTTGGTTACTGTCTTGATGGGAACACCCGTGTCCTTGCTTATGAGTTTGCCACTATGGGCTCTCTTCATGATATGCTTCATG GAAGGAAAGGTGTTAAAGGGGCTCAGCCAGGACCAGTCTTATCATGGATACAACGGGTGAAGATAGCTGTTGGTGCAGCGAAAGGCCTAGAGTATCTTCATGAGAAAGCACAGCCTCACGTCATACACAGGGACATCAAGTCCAGCAACGTTCTTCTCTTTGATGATGACGTGGCTAAAATAGCCGACTTTGATTTGTCAAACCAAGCTCCTGACATGGCAGCCCGGCTTCACTCAACTAGGGTTCTGGGAACATTTGGATACCATGCACCTGA GTATGCAATGACTGGTCAACTTAGCTCTAAGAGCGATGTGTACAGTTTCGGAGTTGTTCTTCTGGAGCTATTGACTGGGAGGAAACCTGTCGACCATACATTACCGAGGGGGCAGCAGAGCCTTGTCACATGG GCCACCCCAAGACTGAGTGAAGATAAGGTTAGGCAATGTGTTGACTCAAGACTTGGAGGGGACTATCCTCCTAAGGCTGTTGCAAAG TTTGCAGCCGTCGCTGCATTGTGCGTCCAATACGAAGCCGACTTCCGGCCAAACATGAGCATCGTCGTCAAGGCGCTCCAGCCCCTGCTGAACGCGCGAGCAGCCCACCCCGGGGCTGAACACGCTGGACGCTAA
- the LOC123110807 gene encoding nuclear envelope-associated protein 2, whose translation MAVSEKTRPCSSSSLGLDPLLKDLTEKKLSFRRNVASLASELKDVRHKLASQEQLFTRESQTREVAETKARSMEEEVSKLQKCLLDKDEQLNATRGITEHYLDDLDDLKSRLSVTQATAEASAASAMLAQAQCLSLLKELNEKDRALKEHELRVNKLGEQLGLLQKDLEARELSQRQLKDEVLRIETDIMGAVSRAGSSKDNELLKVLSDVSPRNIENISKHLNTKDTEIARLRDEIRILSVHWTNKTKELESQLEKQRRTDQELKKRVLKLEFCLQESRSQIRKLQRMGEKRDKQLKELKDQMAMKQPKGPRRDEGKKPFWENDTFKFVAGMSMLVVMVLAKR comes from the exons ATGGCAGTTTCAGAGAAGACGCGACCATGCTCATCGTCTTCGTTGGGTTTGGACCCGCTGTTgaaggatcttacagagaagaagtTGAGCTTTAGGAGAAACGTGGCATCTCTGGCGTCTGAGCTAAAAGATGTAAGGCACAAGCTTGCTTCGCAGGAGCAGTTGTTTACTAGGGAATCCCAAACCAGGGAG GTTGCAGAGACGAAGGCAAGGAGCATGGAGGAGGAAGTGAGTAAGCTGCAGAAATGCTTACTGGACAAAGATGAGCAGCTAAATGCAACGAGAGGCATCACCGAACAT TACCTCGATGATTTGGATGATCTTAAATCACGACTATCAGTTACTCAAGCTACAGCAGAAGCCAGTGCTGCATCAGCCATGTTGGCTCAGGCGCAGTGCTTGTCCTTGCTGAAAGAGCTGAATGAGAAGGATCGCGCTCTGAAAGAGCACGAGCTTCGAGTTAACAAGCTTGGCGAGCAGCTAGGTCTTCTCCAGAAGGACCTTGAGGCAAGGGAGCTTTCACAGAGGCAACTCAAGGATGAAGTTTTAAGGATTGAGACCGACATCATGGGTGCAGTTTCCAGAGCTGGGTCTAGTAAAGATAACGAGCTTCTGAAGGTTTTGTCCGATGTTTCACCAAGGAATATCGAGAATATTAGCAAGCATTTGAATACTAAGGATACAGAGATTGCCAGGCTGAGAGATGAAATCAGGATATTATCTGTTCATTGGACAAACAAAACAAAGGAACTAGAGTCACAA CTAGAGAAGCAGCGCAGAACCGACCAGGAGCTGAAGAAAAGGGTTCTCAAACTCGAATTCTGCCTTCAAGAATCACGGTCTCAAATCCGGAAACTTCAGAGG ATGGGGGAGAAGAGGGACAAGCAGCTCAAGGAGCTCAAGGATCAGATGGCCATGAAGCAGCCCAAGGGCCCTCGCCGCGACGAAGGCAAGAAGCCCTTCTGGGAGAATGACACGTTCAAGTTCGTCGCCGGCATGTCAATGCTGGTCGTGATGGTCCTCGCAAAGCGCTGA